One genomic segment of Chryseobacterium phocaeense includes these proteins:
- the rfbA gene encoding glucose-1-phosphate thymidylyltransferase RfbA gives MKGIILAGGSGTRLYPLTIAVSKQLMPVYDKPMIYYPLSTLLLAGIKDILIITTPHDQPGFIKLLGDGSQIGCNIEYVVQPSPDGLAQAFILGETFIGNDPAALVLGDNIFYGSEMGTLLKNKTNPDGGVVFAYHVSDPERYGVVEFDDDFKAISIEEKPLKPKSNYAVPGLYFYDNEVVEIAKNIQPSARGELEITDVNNVYLSKGKLEVGVLDRGTAWLDTGTFDSLNDASEFVSVIEKRQGFKIGCIEEIAFRNKFINEEKLLETAGKYGKSGYGEYLKKLVNK, from the coding sequence ATGAAAGGAATCATATTAGCCGGAGGATCCGGAACCAGACTTTACCCCCTCACCATCGCCGTAAGCAAGCAGCTGATGCCTGTTTATGACAAACCGATGATCTACTATCCTCTTTCCACTTTGCTTTTGGCAGGAATCAAGGATATTCTGATCATTACAACCCCTCATGACCAGCCCGGATTTATCAAACTTCTCGGTGACGGGTCCCAAATAGGATGCAATATAGAATATGTGGTACAGCCCAGCCCGGACGGACTGGCGCAGGCCTTTATTTTAGGAGAAACCTTTATCGGAAATGATCCTGCCGCACTGGTATTGGGCGACAATATTTTTTATGGCTCCGAAATGGGAACCTTATTAAAAAACAAAACCAATCCTGATGGCGGTGTTGTTTTCGCGTATCATGTTTCCGATCCGGAAAGATATGGTGTGGTAGAATTTGATGACGATTTCAAAGCGATCTCCATTGAGGAAAAGCCTTTAAAACCAAAATCAAACTATGCGGTTCCCGGCCTTTATTTTTATGATAATGAGGTAGTGGAAATCGCGAAGAACATTCAGCCTTCCGCAAGAGGTGAGCTGGAGATCACAGATGTCAACAATGTTTATTTAAGCAAAGGAAAACTTGAAGTAGGAGTCCTGGACAGAGGTACAGCGTGGCTGGACACCGGAACTTTTGACTCCCTGAATGATGCTTCCGAATTTGTGAGCGTTATTGAAAAAAGACAGGGCTTCAAGATTGGATGTATTGAAGAAATTGCTTTCAGGAATAAATTCATCAATGAAGAAAAATTATTGGAGACAGCCGGAAAATATGGCAAAAGCGGCTATGGTGAGTATCTGAAAAAGCTTGTTAATAAGTAA
- the rfbB gene encoding dTDP-glucose 4,6-dehydratase, producing MKNIIITGGAGFIGSHVVREFVKNNPDATIINLDALTYAGNLENLKDIENEPNYVFEKADITKPEELRKVFEKYNPDAVVHLAAESHVDRSITDPMAFINTNVNGTANLLNLCKEFWTLNPDHTHGRFPDEQRTNLFYHVSTDEVYGSLGETGFFLETTAYDPQSPYSASKAASDHLVRAYGNTYGMPFIVSNCSNNYGPNHFPEKLIPLCISNIINEKPLPIYGDGKYTRDWLFVIDHARAIHQIFNEAKTGETYNIGGFNEWQNIDLVKELIRQMDEKLGKPEGYSEKLITFVKDRPGHDKRYAIDADKLNKNLGWKPSVTFEEGLGKTIDWYLENKEWLENVTSGDYQKYYEKQYH from the coding sequence ATGAAAAATATCATTATTACCGGAGGAGCCGGATTCATAGGTTCTCATGTGGTGAGAGAGTTTGTAAAAAACAATCCTGATGCTACAATTATCAATCTTGATGCCCTTACATATGCAGGAAATCTGGAAAACCTTAAGGACATTGAAAATGAGCCTAATTATGTTTTCGAAAAAGCAGACATTACAAAACCTGAAGAATTAAGAAAAGTTTTTGAAAAATACAATCCTGATGCAGTTGTGCATCTGGCAGCGGAAAGCCATGTAGACAGAAGCATCACGGATCCGATGGCATTTATCAATACAAATGTGAACGGAACCGCCAATCTCCTTAATTTATGCAAGGAATTCTGGACCTTAAATCCGGATCACACTCACGGAAGATTCCCCGATGAACAAAGAACGAACCTGTTTTATCATGTTTCAACGGATGAAGTTTACGGAAGTCTCGGCGAAACAGGATTCTTTCTGGAAACTACCGCCTACGATCCTCAATCTCCATATTCCGCTTCCAAAGCAGCTTCGGACCATTTGGTAAGAGCTTACGGAAACACCTATGGAATGCCTTTCATTGTTTCGAACTGCTCCAATAATTATGGACCGAATCACTTTCCTGAAAAGCTGATTCCTCTTTGCATTTCGAATATCATCAATGAAAAGCCCCTGCCTATTTACGGAGACGGAAAATATACCCGTGACTGGCTGTTTGTTATAGACCATGCAAGAGCTATCCACCAGATTTTCAATGAAGCAAAAACAGGAGAAACCTACAATATCGGAGGTTTTAACGAGTGGCAGAATATTGATCTTGTGAAAGAGCTTATCAGGCAGATGGACGAAAAGCTAGGGAAACCAGAAGGGTATTCCGAAAAGCTGATTACGTTCGTTAAAGACAGACCCGGTCACGACAAGCGTTATGCTATCGATGCAGATAAACTGAATAAGAACTTAGGCTGGAAACCATCGGTAACCTTCGAGGAAGGATTAGGAAAAACTATCGACTGGTATCTTGAAAACAAGGAGTGGCTGGAAAATGTAACGAGTGGTGACTATCAGAAGTACTACGAAAAACAGTACCATTAA